From the Pseudomonadota bacterium genome, the window TGCTCGCGCGCACGCTCGCGACGTGACACGCCCGCAGCGGTGCGCACGTGATCAGCGGCTGCTTCCCTCCTTCGTCACAGGGGCCGCCATCTCTTGGTTCACCTCAGCCTGAGCCCGCTCCAGCCGCACGCGCAGGTCGGTCATGGCGCCCCCGATGTCGCGCATCAGCCGTCGGCCGCAGACCCCTCGACAGCTCGGGAAGAGCGTGCTCTCCTCCTCACGCATGTGGTGGCGCACCAGCTCCATGAGCACCGTGAGACGCGCATTGAAGCGCGCATCAGCCAGGGGCAGGTCGCGCAGATCAGCCATCAGTCCACGCGCGACACGGTGCTCTTCGAGCGACTGCTGCACATGCGCCGCCCGATCTCCCAGCGCCTGGCGCATGGCCGGATAGAACAGCTGCTCCTCGACCGCGCCGTGCACAGCGAGCAGGTCGATGGTCTCACGCACCACAACGGGAAGCTCGAGTGCGGGCTGCTCCCCGTGCATGAGCTTCTCGCAGCGCTTGAACAGCGCCTCGATCTGCCGGTGATCACGGCGCAGGAGCACAAGGGCGTCGAGGCTCTTGGCATTGGCATTCATGCGAGGGCACCTCCGAGAGATGGGGGAAGGTCTCCCCCTGGGGTCGTACCCGCCCGACGAGCCCTGCGAAACCGCGCGCCCGTGGCTGGGCGAGCACGCGCGGGAAAGCGGGGGGAGATGCGTCGTACATCTTCGTGTGCGAAGCCTGACATTCAGCATGATGTGTCTCTGGTTGATGCTCTCGGCCCAGGTGCGCGCCGCGCCTTCCGATGAAGCCGACATCGCCGCCATCATGGGCCGCATGAACGGTGCCGC encodes:
- a CDS encoding hemerythrin domain-containing protein, with amino-acid sequence MTATFFFVAPSQTILSASAQSPRTRMSAAAAPFMRPMMAAMSASSEGAARTWAESINQRHIMLNVRLRTRRCTTHLPPLSRACSPSHGRAVSQGSSGGYDPRGRPSPISRRCPRMNANAKSLDALVLLRRDHRQIEALFKRCEKLMHGEQPALELPVVVRETIDLLAVHGAVEEQLFYPAMRQALGDRAAHVQQSLEEHRVARGLMADLRDLPLADARFNARLTVLMELVRHHMREEESTLFPSCRGVCGRRLMRDIGGAMTDLRVRLERAQAEVNQEMAAPVTKEGSSR